A DNA window from Cobetia marina contains the following coding sequences:
- a CDS encoding SlyX family protein, with protein MSTPTDLPGDARLEARLEALESRLAHQDDWLETLDRTVIAQQRQIETLERLTALMSAQLHQLRESGSERTQTDSLSPADELPPHY; from the coding sequence ATGTCGACCCCGACCGATCTTCCCGGCGATGCTCGGCTGGAAGCACGCCTGGAGGCGCTCGAAAGCCGCCTGGCCCACCAGGATGACTGGCTGGAGACGCTGGATCGCACCGTGATTGCCCAGCAACGCCAGATAGAGACGCTCGAGCGCCTCACCGCGCTGATGAGCGCGCAGCTGCACCAATTGCGCGAATCTGGCAGTGAACGGACACAGACCGACTCACTGTCGCCTGCCGACGAGCTTCCTCCTCACTACTGA
- a CDS encoding cold-shock protein, translating to MSSKSFFRCFIISLLLALPAPLLIAVFITLTGGELADTLSTALSVEGFELAYAAAAVAVFILLLVATLAIPVLTPRSAALAEVEDDDREIGEVKWFNVNKGYGFVTRESGEDVFVHFRAIRGKGHRTLAEGQKVRYHVISNERGLQADDVTVIT from the coding sequence ATGAGTTCCAAATCGTTCTTCCGTTGTTTCATCATCAGTCTGTTGCTGGCATTGCCGGCACCGTTGCTGATTGCCGTCTTCATCACCCTGACCGGCGGCGAGCTGGCCGACACGCTGTCCACGGCACTCAGCGTCGAGGGCTTTGAACTGGCCTACGCCGCTGCTGCCGTCGCCGTCTTCATTCTGCTGCTGGTCGCCACCCTGGCCATTCCGGTGCTGACACCGCGTTCCGCGGCGCTGGCCGAAGTCGAGGACGACGATCGTGAGATCGGCGAGGTCAAGTGGTTCAACGTCAACAAGGGCTATGGCTTCGTGACCCGCGAGAGCGGTGAAGATGTCTTCGTGCACTTCCGTGCCATCCGTGGCAAGGGCCATCGCACGCTGGCCGAAGGTCAGAAGGTGCGTTACCACGTCATCAGCAATGAGCGTGGCCTGCAGGCGGATGACGTGACGGTCATCACCTGA
- the dapE gene encoding succinyl-diaminopimelate desuccinylase, whose product MTDSHAPLPSRPSNLSPTLELAFDLIERPSVTPDDLDCQALMIDRLEALGFTITRLPFGDVENFWAVRGHHGPVLAFAGHTDVVPTGPEANWQYPPFSPCIDDAGFLCGRGAADMKGSLAAMLTATERFVTANPDHEGRIAFLITSDEEGPAVHGTRAVVEYLREHHERLDYCIVGEPSSTDYAGDVIKNGRRGSLGAVMHVKGVQGHVAYPHLARNPIHEAAPALAAMAAEHWDDGNDFFPATSFQISNIRGGTGATNVIPGELEVVFNFRYSTELTADDLKRRTYEILEKHGLDVEIEWNLSGEPFLTPEGALVDAAVHGVERALGRKPVLSTSGGTSDGRFIATLGTQVVELGPVNATIHKIDERVMASDLDQLSSAYEHILEYLFVPATRETTA is encoded by the coding sequence ATGACTGATTCACACGCACCGCTTCCGTCACGCCCCAGCAATCTCTCGCCGACGCTGGAACTGGCCTTCGACCTGATCGAACGCCCTTCCGTCACACCGGATGATCTGGACTGCCAGGCCCTGATGATCGACCGTCTCGAGGCACTTGGCTTCACGATCACCCGCCTGCCCTTCGGTGATGTCGAGAATTTCTGGGCAGTACGCGGTCATCATGGTCCGGTGCTGGCCTTCGCCGGCCACACCGACGTCGTGCCCACCGGCCCGGAAGCCAACTGGCAGTACCCGCCGTTCTCACCGTGCATCGATGACGCCGGCTTCCTGTGTGGCCGTGGTGCCGCCGACATGAAGGGCTCGCTGGCCGCGATGCTGACCGCCACCGAGCGCTTCGTGACCGCCAACCCGGACCACGAAGGCCGCATCGCCTTCCTGATCACCTCCGATGAGGAAGGCCCGGCGGTTCACGGTACCCGCGCGGTGGTCGAGTATCTGCGCGAGCACCACGAACGCCTGGATTACTGCATCGTCGGCGAGCCGTCCTCCACCGACTATGCCGGTGACGTGATCAAGAATGGCCGTCGCGGCTCGCTGGGTGCCGTCATGCACGTGAAAGGCGTGCAGGGCCACGTGGCCTATCCGCACCTGGCACGCAACCCGATCCACGAGGCCGCCCCGGCACTGGCCGCCATGGCCGCTGAACACTGGGACGACGGCAACGACTTCTTCCCGGCAACCAGCTTCCAGATTTCCAACATCCGTGGCGGTACCGGCGCGACCAACGTCATCCCCGGCGAGCTGGAAGTGGTGTTCAACTTCCGCTATTCCACCGAGCTGACCGCCGATGACCTCAAGCGTCGCACCTACGAGATCCTCGAGAAGCACGGTCTGGACGTCGAGATCGAGTGGAACCTGAGCGGCGAGCCCTTCCTGACACCGGAAGGCGCGCTGGTCGATGCCGCCGTGCACGGCGTGGAACGCGCGCTGGGACGCAAGCCGGTACTGTCCACCTCCGGCGGCACCTCGGACGGACGCTTCATCGCCACGCTCGGCACCCAGGTGGTAGAGCTGGGGCCGGTCAACGCGACCATCCACAAGATCGATGAACGCGTCATGGCCAGCGACCTGGACCAGCTCTCCAGTGCCTATGAACACATCCTGGAATACCTGTTTGTCCCCGCGACCCGAGAGACCACGGCATGA
- the dapD gene encoding 2,3,4,5-tetrahydropyridine-2,6-dicarboxylate N-succinyltransferase: protein MLSLALGIGTQNTTGDWLEVYYPAPLFKPTAAVADAARKALDAPAGTTATSFLPEHCAALASALRDAGDSAQAELAESLAASQRPLVAMFIEEDAAPQSVPEVYLKLHLLSHRMVRPHGIDLTGMFGLLKNVAWTSEGAIDIEELPARRLKARLEGRTLSVDCVDKFPKMTDYVVPTGIRIADTARVRLGAYLGEGTTVMHEGFCNFNAGTEGPGMIEGRISAGVFVGKGSDLGGGCSTMGTLSGGGNIVIKVGEGCLIGANAGIGIPLGDRCTVEAGLYITAGTKVMVFDNEGQEVETVAARELASQDDLLLRRNSVTGRVECRTNKSAIALNDALHAHN from the coding sequence ATGTTGAGCCTTGCCCTCGGAATCGGCACCCAGAACACCACCGGCGACTGGCTGGAAGTCTACTATCCTGCCCCGCTGTTCAAGCCGACCGCTGCCGTTGCTGACGCCGCTCGCAAGGCACTGGACGCACCGGCTGGCACCACCGCCACCAGCTTCCTGCCGGAACACTGCGCCGCCCTGGCCAGCGCCCTGCGCGACGCCGGTGACAGCGCCCAGGCCGAACTGGCCGAGAGCCTGGCCGCCAGCCAGCGCCCGCTGGTCGCCATGTTCATCGAGGAAGACGCCGCCCCGCAGAGCGTGCCGGAGGTCTACCTCAAGCTGCACCTGCTGTCTCACCGCATGGTGCGTCCGCACGGCATCGATCTGACCGGCATGTTCGGTCTGCTCAAGAATGTCGCCTGGACCAGCGAAGGCGCCATCGACATCGAGGAGCTGCCGGCGCGTCGCCTCAAGGCCCGCCTGGAAGGTCGCACCCTATCCGTGGACTGCGTCGACAAGTTTCCGAAGATGACCGACTACGTGGTGCCGACCGGCATTCGTATCGCCGACACCGCGCGTGTGCGTCTGGGCGCCTACCTGGGCGAAGGCACCACCGTGATGCACGAAGGCTTCTGCAACTTCAATGCCGGCACCGAAGGCCCGGGCATGATCGAAGGCCGCATCTCCGCGGGCGTCTTCGTCGGCAAGGGCTCTGATCTGGGCGGCGGTTGCTCCACCATGGGCACCCTGTCCGGTGGCGGCAACATCGTCATCAAGGTCGGCGAAGGCTGCCTGATCGGCGCCAATGCCGGCATCGGCATCCCGCTGGGCGATCGCTGCACCGTGGAAGCTGGCCTCTACATCACCGCCGGCACCAAGGTCATGGTCTTCGACAACGAAGGCCAGGAAGTCGAGACGGTCGCGGCCCGTGAGCTGGCGAGCCAGGACGACCTGCTGCTGCGTCGCAACTCCGTCACCGGCCGTGTCGAGTGCCGCACAAACAAGAGCGCCATCGCGCTCAACGATGCCCTGCACGCCCACAACTGA
- a CDS encoding ArsC family reductase, which produces MHVLYGIKTCDTCRKARRALDDRGVPYRWHDLREDGLSASLLESWLEQTAWSSLLNKRSTSWRNLSDEQRDSLDANSARALMLEHPTLIKRPILERHPADNEMDLVIGYDKAVYEPQD; this is translated from the coding sequence ATGCACGTGCTCTACGGCATCAAGACCTGTGATACCTGCCGCAAGGCGCGCCGCGCTCTCGACGACCGGGGCGTGCCCTATCGCTGGCATGACCTGCGTGAGGATGGCCTCTCCGCCAGCCTGCTGGAATCCTGGCTGGAGCAGACCGCCTGGAGCAGCCTGCTCAACAAGCGCAGCACCAGCTGGCGCAACCTGAGCGATGAACAACGTGACAGCCTCGATGCCAACTCGGCACGTGCATTGATGCTGGAGCACCCGACCCTGATCAAGCGTCCCATTCTCGAGCGTCATCCCGCCGACAATGAGATGGATCTGGTGATCGGCTATGACAAGGCGGTCTACGAACCGCAGGACTGA
- the dapC gene encoding succinyldiaminopimelate transaminase → MNPDLDQLKPYPFETLAKLREGVVPNPALDPIALTIGEPRHAPPEFVLDTLREHIMGVAKYPATGGLPELRSAIASWLEKRFSLNATPDIDQQVLPVTGTREALFAFIQASLDSTRPARVLVPNPFYQIYEGATLLAGGEVTYLPCPAENGFRPDYAAVPAEVWRDTQIVFVCSPGNPTGAVTPLADFQQLIRLADEHDFLIASDECYSELYLDEATPPPGLLQACAAMGRDDYARCVVFHSLSKRSNLPGLRSGFVAGDGEVIRRFRHYRTYHGCAMPLHHQHASIAAWNDEAHVLANRDAYREKFAAVTEILAPVMDFPTPEASFYLYPAVPGGDDAAFTRELLREEAVGVLPASYMAREVDGVNPGAGRIRLALVAELEQTVEAARRLRRFVERLR, encoded by the coding sequence ATGAACCCGGATCTCGACCAGCTCAAGCCCTACCCGTTTGAAACCCTGGCCAAGCTGCGCGAGGGCGTCGTCCCCAACCCCGCTCTGGACCCGATTGCGCTGACCATCGGCGAGCCGCGTCACGCGCCGCCCGAGTTCGTGCTCGACACCCTGCGCGAGCACATCATGGGCGTGGCCAAGTATCCCGCCACCGGCGGCCTGCCGGAATTGCGCTCCGCGATCGCCAGCTGGCTGGAGAAGCGCTTCTCGCTCAACGCCACCCCGGATATCGACCAGCAGGTCCTGCCGGTCACCGGCACCCGCGAGGCACTGTTCGCCTTCATCCAGGCCTCGCTGGACAGCACGCGTCCGGCGCGCGTACTGGTGCCGAATCCCTTCTATCAGATCTACGAAGGCGCGACGCTGCTGGCCGGCGGCGAGGTCACCTACCTGCCCTGCCCCGCCGAGAACGGCTTCCGCCCCGACTATGCCGCGGTGCCGGCCGAGGTATGGCGTGACACCCAGATCGTCTTCGTCTGCTCGCCGGGCAACCCCACCGGCGCGGTGACGCCGCTGGCCGACTTCCAGCAGCTGATTCGCCTCGCTGACGAGCACGACTTCCTGATCGCCTCCGACGAGTGCTATTCGGAGCTTTACCTCGACGAAGCCACACCGCCGCCGGGCCTGCTGCAAGCCTGTGCCGCCATGGGTCGTGATGACTACGCGCGCTGCGTGGTCTTCCACTCGCTGTCCAAGCGCTCCAACCTGCCGGGCCTGCGCTCCGGCTTCGTGGCCGGCGATGGCGAGGTGATCCGTCGCTTCCGTCACTACCGCACCTATCACGGCTGCGCGATGCCGCTGCACCACCAGCACGCCTCCATCGCCGCCTGGAATGATGAAGCCCACGTGCTGGCCAATCGCGACGCCTACCGCGAGAAGTTTGCCGCCGTGACCGAGATCCTCGCGCCGGTGATGGACTTCCCGACCCCGGAAGCCAGCTTCTATCTCTACCCGGCCGTGCCGGGCGGGGATGACGCCGCCTTCACCCGCGAGCTGCTGCGTGAGGAGGCCGTCGGCGTGCTGCCGGCAAGCTACATGGCGCGTGAGGTGGACGGCGTGAATCCGGGCGCCGGACGCATTCGTCTGGCGCTGGTGGCCGAACTGGAACAGACCGTCGAAGCCGCCCGGCGCCTGCGTCGCTTCGTCGAACGCCTGCGCTGA
- a CDS encoding [protein-PII] uridylyltransferase — protein sequence MLLHHYHFVEREALYDAVTFDGELATTKTPIPLFKRALAQVQERLEARFKAGADIRDLIHGRARAIDRLLAIAWQRQAWPDDGIALLAVGGYGRGELHPHSDIDLLLLLEQDDDIPYREALSAFITFLWDIGLEIGQSVRSLSDCEREARADVTVITNLLESRVIAGPQRLREAMRERLGTDRLWPAEAFFEAKWQEQIARHHKFANTEYHLEPNIKSSPGGLRDIQMIGWVAKRHFGVERYDNLVELGFMNDAELRILSQGQAFLWQVRFALHMLAGRAEDRLLFDHQRTIAELFGFQDTPEHLAVEQFMKRYYRHVTALAGLNDMLLQHFDEAILRHDEPVNIVPLNPRFEIRSGYISLREEGVFRRRPAALLELFLLMAQHPEIEGVRADTIRALRDHRHQIDDAFRDDVRHQSLFMELMRSGGNVPRVLKRMARYGILGKYLPAFGRAVGLMQHDLFHVYTVDAHTLRLLKVAQEFRAPDAEEEFPVAAALIRELPKLELLWIAGLYHDIGKGRGGDHSEIGALEIEDFARRHDLSQRDTRTLSWLVRHHLLMSMTAQKQDIADPEIITRFAEIVGDETHLDYLYVLTVADINATNPSLWNGWRAALLRQLHMETRRALRRGLEHPPERHEWIAETREEALSLLAGMGTSRSDAEALWASLGDDYFVRYAPSEVAWHTQGILARQASPQLDEHGEPLPLVLTSAPTEEMTEGGTKVFIHTRSVDNLFAATAAALEQLGLSIHDARIATSSHNWTLNTFILLDDDGEPIRDAARLADIRTHLVEELDDPDDYSVIVNRHTPRQLKHFRIAPRITLSQDYTNGRSVLEVIASDRPGLLARIGRVFMEHEIAIDAAKIVTLGERVEDIFFITDRAGEPITDPERQTRLRDALTEVLQVGERG from the coding sequence ATGCTCCTGCACCACTACCACTTCGTCGAGCGTGAAGCGCTCTACGATGCCGTCACCTTCGACGGCGAGCTGGCCACGACGAAGACGCCCATCCCGCTGTTCAAGCGGGCTCTGGCACAGGTACAGGAGCGTCTCGAGGCCCGCTTCAAGGCGGGTGCCGACATCCGCGACCTCATCCATGGCCGAGCCCGCGCCATCGATCGCCTGCTGGCCATCGCCTGGCAACGCCAGGCCTGGCCGGATGATGGCATCGCCCTGCTCGCCGTGGGCGGCTATGGCCGTGGTGAGCTGCACCCGCACTCCGACATCGACCTGCTGCTGTTGCTGGAGCAGGACGATGACATCCCCTACCGTGAGGCGCTGTCCGCCTTCATCACCTTCCTTTGGGACATCGGGCTCGAGATCGGCCAGTCGGTGCGCTCGCTGAGTGACTGCGAACGTGAGGCCCGTGCCGACGTCACCGTGATCACCAACCTGCTGGAATCCCGTGTCATCGCCGGCCCGCAGCGGCTGCGCGAGGCCATGCGCGAGCGCCTGGGTACCGACCGTCTGTGGCCGGCCGAGGCCTTCTTCGAGGCCAAGTGGCAGGAGCAGATCGCTCGCCACCACAAGTTCGCCAATACCGAATATCACCTCGAGCCCAACATCAAGTCATCCCCCGGTGGCCTGCGCGATATCCAGATGATCGGCTGGGTCGCCAAGCGTCACTTCGGGGTCGAGCGCTACGACAACCTCGTCGAGCTGGGCTTCATGAATGACGCCGAGCTGCGCATCCTCAGCCAGGGCCAGGCCTTCCTGTGGCAGGTGCGCTTCGCGCTGCACATGCTGGCCGGACGCGCCGAGGACCGGCTGCTGTTCGACCACCAGCGCACCATCGCCGAGCTGTTCGGCTTCCAGGACACGCCCGAGCACCTGGCGGTCGAGCAGTTCATGAAGCGCTACTATCGCCACGTCACCGCCCTGGCGGGCCTCAACGACATGCTGCTGCAGCACTTCGATGAGGCCATCCTGCGCCATGACGAGCCGGTCAACATCGTGCCGCTCAATCCGCGCTTCGAGATTCGCAGCGGCTACATCAGCCTGCGCGAGGAAGGCGTGTTCCGCCGTCGCCCCGCCGCGCTGCTGGAGCTGTTCCTGCTCATGGCCCAGCACCCCGAGATCGAGGGCGTGCGCGCCGACACCATCCGCGCACTGCGTGATCATCGTCACCAGATCGATGACGCCTTCCGTGACGACGTCCGTCACCAGAGCCTGTTCATGGAGCTGATGCGCTCCGGCGGCAACGTGCCACGCGTCCTCAAGCGCATGGCGCGCTACGGCATCCTCGGCAAGTACCTGCCGGCCTTCGGTCGTGCCGTCGGCCTGATGCAGCATGACCTGTTCCACGTCTACACCGTCGATGCCCACACCCTGCGTCTGCTCAAGGTCGCCCAGGAATTCCGCGCCCCTGACGCGGAAGAGGAATTCCCCGTCGCCGCCGCCTTGATCCGTGAACTGCCCAAGCTGGAATTGCTGTGGATCGCGGGGCTCTATCATGACATCGGCAAGGGACGCGGCGGCGATCACTCCGAGATCGGCGCACTGGAAATCGAGGACTTCGCCCGCCGTCATGATCTCAGCCAGCGCGACACTCGCACCCTGAGCTGGCTGGTGCGCCACCATCTGCTGATGTCGATGACCGCACAGAAGCAGGACATCGCCGACCCCGAGATCATCACGCGCTTCGCCGAGATCGTCGGCGACGAGACGCATCTCGACTACCTCTACGTGCTGACGGTGGCCGACATCAATGCCACCAACCCCTCGCTGTGGAATGGCTGGCGAGCGGCGCTGCTGCGTCAGCTGCACATGGAGACGCGCAGGGCGCTGCGACGGGGCCTGGAGCATCCGCCGGAACGCCACGAATGGATCGCCGAGACCCGCGAGGAAGCCCTGTCACTGCTGGCCGGCATGGGCACCTCACGCAGCGACGCCGAAGCGCTGTGGGCCAGCCTCGGTGACGACTACTTCGTACGCTACGCGCCCAGCGAGGTGGCCTGGCACACCCAGGGCATCCTGGCACGTCAGGCATCGCCCCAGCTGGACGAGCATGGCGAACCTCTGCCGCTGGTGCTGACCAGTGCCCCCACCGAAGAGATGACCGAAGGCGGCACCAAGGTCTTCATCCATACCCGCTCGGTGGACAACCTGTTTGCCGCCACGGCGGCGGCACTGGAGCAGCTGGGGCTCTCGATCCACGATGCACGCATCGCCACCTCGAGCCACAACTGGACGCTCAACACCTTCATCCTGCTCGATGACGACGGTGAGCCGATCCGCGATGCCGCACGTCTCGCCGACATCCGCACCCATCTGGTCGAAGAGCTGGATGATCCGGATGACTACTCGGTGATCGTCAACCGTCACACGCCGCGTCAGCTCAAGCATTTCCGCATCGCGCCACGCATCACGCTCAGCCAGGACTACACCAATGGCCGCAGCGTGCTGGAAGTGATCGCCTCTGACCGCCCGGGTCTGCTGGCGCGCATCGGCCGCGTGTTCATGGAGCACGAGATCGCCATCGATGCCGCCAAGATCGTCACCCTGGGCGAGCGCGTCGAGGATATCTTCTTCATCACTGACCGCGCCGGTGAGCCGATCACCGACCCAGAGCGCCAGACGCGCCTGCGTGATGCCCTGACCGAAGTGCTCCAGGTCGGCGAGCGCGGCTGA
- the map gene encoding type I methionyl aminopeptidase: protein MNIPIKTAEEIDKMRVAGRLAAEVLELLDEHVRPGVTTGELNRIAHHHITEVQGCIPAPLNYHGFPKSICTSINHVVCHGIPDDNKKLKKGDILNIDITVIKDGYHGDTSKMYIVGEPTIQAERLCRITQECLYKGIELVRPGVRLSEIGRAIQKHAEAAGYSVVRDFCGHGIGAGFHEDPQVLHYDGYEARADAELLEGMCLTIEPMVNVGGYKVKVLKDDWTAVTKDKSLSAQWEHTLLVTATGVEVLTRRTEEDLSFLEG from the coding sequence ATGAACATTCCCATCAAGACAGCTGAAGAAATCGACAAGATGCGCGTCGCCGGCCGTCTGGCGGCTGAAGTGCTGGAGCTGCTCGACGAGCACGTCCGTCCCGGTGTCACCACGGGCGAGCTCAATCGCATCGCTCACCATCACATCACCGAGGTTCAGGGCTGCATTCCGGCACCGCTCAACTACCACGGCTTCCCGAAATCGATCTGCACCTCGATCAATCACGTGGTCTGTCACGGCATCCCCGATGACAACAAGAAGCTCAAGAAGGGTGACATCCTCAACATCGACATCACCGTGATCAAGGACGGCTATCACGGCGACACCTCGAAGATGTACATCGTCGGGGAACCGACCATCCAGGCGGAGCGCCTGTGCCGCATCACCCAAGAATGTCTCTACAAGGGCATCGAGCTGGTACGCCCGGGCGTGCGTCTTTCCGAGATCGGTCGCGCCATCCAGAAGCATGCCGAAGCGGCAGGTTACAGCGTCGTGCGTGACTTCTGCGGCCACGGTATCGGTGCCGGCTTCCATGAGGACCCGCAGGTGCTGCACTATGACGGCTACGAAGCCCGTGCCGACGCCGAGCTCCTGGAAGGCATGTGCCTGACCATCGAGCCGATGGTCAATGTCGGTGGTTACAAGGTGAAGGTACTCAAGGACGACTGGACAGCCGTGACCAAGGACAAGAGCCTGTCCGCGCAGTGGGAGCACACCCTGCTGGTCACCGCCACCGGCGTCGAGGTGCTGACACGTCGCACGGAAGAGGACCTCTCCTTCCTCGAGGGTTGA
- the rpsB gene encoding 30S ribosomal protein S2 → MAQVNMRDLLKAGAHFGHQTKYWNPKMSKFIFGARNKIHIINLEHTLPALNEAVSVVEKMAANGNKIMFVGTKRAAGKIIKEEARKAGQPYVNHRWLGGMLTNFKTIRQSIKRLREIEQMHEDGTFAKLTKKEVLMATREQDKLERSIGGIKEMGGLPDAMFVIDVDHERIAINEANKLGIPVIGVVDTNSNPDGVDYVIPGNDDSIRAIQIYVQAIAGACGKNKEEELAGEFVETAAEEDAAE, encoded by the coding sequence ATGGCGCAAGTCAACATGCGCGATCTGCTCAAGGCAGGCGCACACTTCGGTCACCAGACCAAGTACTGGAACCCGAAGATGTCCAAGTTCATCTTCGGCGCTCGCAACAAGATCCACATCATCAACCTCGAGCACACCCTGCCGGCGCTGAACGAAGCCGTGTCAGTGGTCGAGAAGATGGCTGCCAATGGCAACAAGATCATGTTCGTGGGCACCAAGCGCGCTGCCGGCAAGATCATCAAGGAAGAAGCTCGCAAGGCTGGCCAGCCGTACGTCAACCATCGCTGGTTGGGCGGCATGCTGACCAACTTCAAGACCATCCGTCAGTCCATCAAGCGCCTGCGCGAAATCGAGCAGATGCATGAAGACGGTACCTTCGCGAAGCTGACCAAGAAAGAAGTCCTGATGGCCACTCGTGAGCAGGACAAGCTCGAGCGTTCCATCGGCGGTATCAAGGAAATGGGCGGCCTGCCGGACGCCATGTTCGTGATCGACGTTGACCACGAGCGCATCGCGATCAACGAAGCCAACAAGCTGGGCATCCCGGTCATCGGCGTCGTCGATACCAACTCCAACCCGGACGGCGTGGACTACGTCATCCCGGGTAACGATGACTCCATCCGTGCCATCCAGATCTATGTCCAGGCAATTGCAGGCGCCTGTGGCAAGAACAAGGAAGAAGAGCTGGCCGGTGAGTTCGTCGAAACTGCGGCTGAAGAAGACGCAGCAGAGTGA
- the tsf gene encoding translation elongation factor Ts: MAAISASMVKELRERTALGMMECKKALTEAGGDIELAIENLRKNSGLKAAKKAGRVAAEGAIVIKVADDASYGVMVEVNSETDFVARDDNFQAFTKLIADRVFETKNTDIASLMEGELEDTRGQLVQKIGENISVRRAELVEAPAGGVVGGYVHGGRIAALTLLQGGTADAAKDVSMHVAAVNPVCARPADMPQEQMDAEKAIILAQPDMAGKPAEIAEKMSQGRLKKYLAENSLTEQPFVKDPNQTVAEFVKAAGGEVVSFVRMEVGEGIEKEEVDFAAEVREQASRA; the protein is encoded by the coding sequence ATGGCAGCTATCAGCGCATCTATGGTCAAGGAACTGCGTGAGCGTACTGCGCTCGGCATGATGGAATGCAAGAAGGCTCTTACCGAAGCCGGTGGCGACATCGAGCTCGCGATCGAGAACCTGCGCAAGAACTCCGGCCTGAAGGCCGCCAAGAAAGCTGGCCGTGTGGCCGCTGAAGGCGCCATCGTCATCAAGGTCGCCGACGATGCCAGCTATGGCGTGATGGTCGAAGTCAACTCCGAGACCGACTTCGTCGCTCGCGATGACAACTTCCAGGCCTTCACCAAGCTGATCGCCGACCGCGTGTTCGAGACCAAGAACACCGATATCGCTTCCCTGATGGAAGGCGAGCTGGAAGACACTCGTGGTCAGCTGGTTCAGAAGATCGGTGAGAACATCTCCGTGCGTCGCGCCGAGCTGGTCGAAGCGCCGGCCGGTGGTGTCGTCGGTGGTTACGTCCACGGCGGTCGCATCGCGGCTCTGACCCTGCTGCAGGGCGGCACCGCTGACGCGGCCAAGGACGTCTCCATGCACGTCGCAGCCGTGAACCCGGTCTGTGCACGTCCGGCAGACATGCCGCAGGAACAGATGGACGCCGAGAAGGCCATCATCCTTGCTCAGCCGGACATGGCTGGCAAGCCGGCGGAAATCGCCGAGAAGATGTCCCAGGGCCGTCTGAAGAAGTACCTGGCTGAAAACAGCCTGACCGAACAGCCGTTCGTCAAGGACCCGAACCAGACCGTCGCCGAGTTCGTCAAGGCTGCCGGCGGTGAAGTGGTATCCTTCGTGCGCATGGAAGTCGGTGAAGGTATCGAGAAGGAAGAAGTGGACTTCGCAGCTGAAGTCCGTGAGCAGGCCAGCCGCGCGTAA
- the pyrH gene encoding UMP kinase has translation MATISAERNAKYKRILLKLSGEALMGDGEFGIDPKVLDRMALEIGQLVGIGVQVGIVIGGGNLFRGAALQEAGMERVTGDHMGMLATVMNGLALRDALERSNIRSRVMSAIPMSGVVEHYDRRTAIRYLTSGDVVIFSAGTGNPFFTTDSAACLRGIEIDADAVIKATKVDGVYDKDPVKFPDAVKYESLSYDDALEQKLGVMDLTAICLVRDHDMPVRVFNMNKVGALLNLVVGGKEGTLIDRG, from the coding sequence ATGGCCACCATTTCCGCTGAACGCAATGCCAAGTACAAGCGCATACTGCTCAAGCTTTCCGGTGAGGCCCTGATGGGCGATGGCGAGTTCGGCATCGACCCCAAGGTGCTGGATCGCATGGCGCTGGAAATCGGTCAGCTGGTGGGCATCGGTGTCCAGGTCGGCATCGTGATCGGCGGCGGTAACCTGTTCCGTGGCGCGGCCCTGCAGGAAGCCGGCATGGAACGCGTGACCGGCGACCACATGGGCATGCTGGCCACCGTCATGAACGGTCTGGCGCTGCGTGATGCACTGGAGCGTTCCAACATCCGCTCTCGCGTCATGTCTGCCATCCCGATGAGTGGCGTGGTAGAACATTACGACCGCCGTACCGCGATCCGTTATCTGACCTCGGGTGACGTCGTCATCTTCTCCGCCGGCACCGGCAACCCGTTCTTCACCACGGATTCCGCCGCCTGTCTGCGTGGCATCGAGATCGATGCCGATGCCGTCATCAAGGCGACCAAGGTGGATGGTGTCTACGACAAGGACCCGGTCAAGTTCCCGGATGCCGTGAAGTACGAGAGCCTCAGTTATGACGACGCGCTGGAGCAGAAGCTCGGCGTGATGGATTTGACCGCCATCTGCCTGGTGCGTGACCATGACATGCCGGTACGGGTGTTCAACATGAACAAGGTAGGCGCGCTGCTCAACCTGGTGGTGGGTGGCAAGGAAGGCACGCTGATTGATAGAGGGTAA